A portion of the Rhinopithecus roxellana isolate Shanxi Qingling chromosome 19, ASM756505v1, whole genome shotgun sequence genome contains these proteins:
- the LOC104674860 gene encoding transcription factor CP2 isoform X2, which yields MDTFRHGDKGLLLDHLHWAGCLIKVFKPKGVEWKLKMDCKKMEKQPLHERDKYQTTCESTVFLEALFLTAICSGHLGV from the exons ATGGACACCTTCAGGCACGGTGACAAGGGGCTGCTGCTGGATCACCTGCACTGGGCTGGCTGCCTCATCAAGGTGTTTAAG CCCAAAGGAGTGGAATGGAAACTGAAAATGGACTGCAAGAAGATGGAGAAACAGCCCCTGCATGAGAGGGACAAGTATCAGACCACCTGCGAGAGCACTGTCTTCTTGGAG GCTCTGTTCCTCACCGCCATTTGCTCTGGACACCTTGGGGTGTAG
- the LOC104674860 gene encoding upstream-binding protein 1 isoform X1 → MDTFRHGDKGLLLDHLHWAGCLIKVFKPKGVEWKLKMDCKKMEKQPLHERDKYQTTCESTVFLEVRVLGREQEGRVGEKILMVQMGKWRPPGL, encoded by the exons ATGGACACCTTCAGGCACGGTGACAAGGGGCTGCTGCTGGATCACCTGCACTGGGCTGGCTGCCTCATCAAGGTGTTTAAG CCCAAAGGAGTGGAATGGAAACTGAAAATGGACTGCAAGAAGATGGAGAAACAGCCCCTGCATGAGAGGGACAAGTATCAGACCACCTGCGAGAGCACTGTCTTCTTGGAGGTGCGTGTGTTGGGACGAGAGCAGGAGGGGAGAGTTGGAGAAAAGATCCTCATggtacagatggggaaatggaggccTCCTGGGCTCTGA